Proteins encoded in a region of the Anopheles aquasalis chromosome 2, idAnoAquaMG_Q_19, whole genome shotgun sequence genome:
- the LOC126580801 gene encoding aurora kinase B: MDVFESGDADSSQSVVLMKTIQMMQHPAYENPYEWSTNDFELGRPLGRGKFGRVYLARERESGYMVAMKVMFKSQLTKWNVEKQLLREIEIQSRLKHPHILRLLTWFHDDRRIYLALELAAQGELYKHLKAAPKGRFDEIRSARYIAQVADALNYCHAHNVIHRDLKPENILLTDDDNIKLADFGWSAHTNSNKRKTMCGTLDYLPPEMVDGKMYDDSVDQWCLGILCYEFLVGSPPFESPNTQNTYDKIRRLEITYPRYMSPGAVDLVSKLLRIPSSSRITLRHVMNHPWVLQMRNEGQLRQGGSNL; the protein is encoded by the exons ATGGACGTGTTTGAATCGGGCGATGCTGATTCCAGCCagtcggtggtgctgatgaaaaCCATCCAGATGATGCAGCACCCGGCCTACGAGAATCCGTACGAGTGGTCGACGAACGACTTCGAGCTGGGCCGGCCGCTTGGCCGTGGCAAATTCGGACGCGTCTATCTGGCCCGGGAACGCGAATCTGGCTACATGGTGGCCATGAAGGTGATGTTCAAGTCGCAGCTCACCAAATGGAACGTGgagaagcagctgctgcgcGAGATCGAGATCCAGTCGCGCCTGAAACATCCGCACATTCTGCGGTTGTTGACCTGGTTCCATGACGACCGGCGGATCTATCTGGCGCTTGAGCTGGCGGCGCAGGGCGAGCTGTACAAGCACCTGAAGGCGGCCCCGAAAGGCAGGTTCGATGAGATTCGCTCGGCACGGTACATCGCGCAAGTGGCCGATGCGCTCAACTATTGCCATGCGCACAACGTTATCCATCGCGATCTGAAGCCGGAGAACATCCTGCTCACCGATGACGACAACATTAAGCTGGCCGACTTCGGGTGGTCCGCGCACACAAACTCGAACAAGCGCAAGACGATGTGCGGAACGCTGGACTATCTGCCCCCGGAGATGGTCGATGGTAAGATGTACGACGATTCCGTGGATCAGTGGTGCCTGGGTATTCTGTGCTACGAGTTCCTGGTCGGCAGTCCACCGTTCGAgtcaccaaacacacaaaacacgtaCGACAAGATCCGGCGTCTGGAGATCACTTATCCGCGGTACATGAGCCCTGGGGCGGTTGATCTGGTGTCGAAG TTGCTGCGCATTCCCAGCAGCTCTCGGATCACACTACGTCACGTTATGAACCATCCTTGGGTTTTGCAGATGCGTAACGAAGGACAACTGCGGCAGGGCGGTTCTAATTTATAA